The Chanodichthys erythropterus isolate Z2021 chromosome 12, ASM2448905v1, whole genome shotgun sequence genome contains a region encoding:
- the foxe1 gene encoding forkhead box protein E1 → MPVVKVESDSPSETTLPVNDSQRAEPQRGRRRKRPLQRGKPPYSYIALISMAIANSPDRKLTLGGIYKFITERFPFYRDNSKKWQNSIRHNLTLNDCFIKIAREPGRPGKGNYWALDPNAEDMFESGSFLRRRKRFKRSDFSTYSSYVHESPVFSPVQIARSAYANSVYSNMAVSPPYAQQLPSAYYQSSTPSFGAGQSRVFRINSLIGSPSRMGQSAEMMPQQSCRSFSPESGSCSLGGPGFQHQSCSGETVLSCCSSSSNNMAFAYSSPGHGQTQVSYPQGSTQAYGPTGRVAISSLSPIAGDAVGDPYGRTSPAQLGSFVQYNNSGPVGSSGAYIRHPAYSSNMDRFVSAN, encoded by the coding sequence ATGCCTGTGGTTAAAGTGGAGAGTGATTCTCCCTCTGAAACCACTCTTCCAGTGAATGACAGTCAGAGAGCAGAGCCGCAAAGAGGGCGCCGGAGGAAGAGGCCCCTTCAGCGAGGCAAACCACCATACAGCTACATCGCTCTGATCTCGATGGCCATTGCCAACTCGCCCGACCGCAAACTCACTCTGGGAGGGATCTACAAGTTCATTACAGAGAGGTTTCCTTTCTATCGAGACAACTCTAAGAAATGGCAGAATTCCATCCGCCATAACCTGACACTCAACGACTGCTTTATCAAGATCGCCCGAGAGCCAGGTAGACCTGGAAAAGGCAACTATTGGGCACTGGATCCCAATGCTGAAGACATGTTTGAGAGCGGAAGCTTTCTAAGACGGCGAAAGCGTTTTAAACGCAGTGACTTCTCTACGTATTCATCGTATGTCCACGAGTCTCCTGTCTTCTCACCAGTCCAGATTGCACGCTCAGCCTACGCCAACTCGGTCTACTCCAACATGGCTGTGAGCCCGCCATACGCACAACAGCTGCCTTCTGCCTACTACCAGTCCTCCACTCCGAGCTTTGGCGCAGGTCAGTCGAGGGTCTTCAGAATCAACTCTCTCATTGGGTCGCCTAGCAGGATGGGCCAAAGCGCAGAGATGATGCCTCAGCAGTCTTGTCGCAGTTTCAGTCCTGAGAGTGGCTCCTGCAGTTTGGGTGGACCAGGTTTCCAGCATCAGTCCTGCAGTGGGGAGACGGTGCTGTCGTGCTGTTCTAGCTCTTCAAACAACATGGCATTTGCCTACTCCAGCCCGGGACATGGACAAACTCAGGTATCATATCCACAAGGCAGCACCCAGGCATACGGGCCAACAGGGAGGGTGGCCATCTCCAGTTTGTCTCCCATTGCTGGTGATGCTGTCGGGGACCCGTATGGTAGAACCTCCCCTGCACAGCTGGGCTCTTTTGTTCAGTACAATAACTCTGGTCCAGTAGGAAGCTCAGGAGCCTACATCAGGCATCCAGCTTACTCAAGTAATATGGACAGGTTTGTGTCTGCCAACTAA